One Serpentinicella alkaliphila DNA segment encodes these proteins:
- a CDS encoding transposase — MISNRVDNPEEALDAYIKRWSIEVFFRTAKQELGLNSCHSTSESHHYAHIELIFTAETLLVYARWELNNKGAEEGFTHGEMVRNFFNATYRIVIKAQQCFQTIQVHFDTEVRQFARLIDKFWPKNLLLGWFTVQNSQYMESIA, encoded by the coding sequence TTGATTAGTAATAGGGTCGATAATCCTGAAGAAGCTTTAGATGCATATATTAAGCGTTGGAGCATTGAGGTTTTTTTTAGAACTGCAAAACAAGAACTGGGGTTGAATTCTTGCCACTCAACGTCGGAAAGTCATCATTACGCCCATATTGAGCTCATTTTTACAGCAGAAACTTTACTTGTCTATGCAAGATGGGAACTCAATAATAAAGGCGCTGAAGAAGGCTTCACCCACGGCGAAATGGTCCGAAACTTTTTCAACGCCACATACCGTATCGTTATAAAAGCACAGCAATGCTTTCAAACTATACAAGTACATTTTGACACAGAAGTTAGGCAATTTGCAAGACTTATTGATAAATTTTGGCCGAAGAATTTATTGTTAGGTTGGTTTACTGTGCAAAATTCCCAGTATATGGAGTCAATTGCATAA
- a CDS encoding LytS/YhcK type 5TM receptor domain-containing protein, translated as MVILGIMMSMINKLGIIIILAVIISKIGIFKKIITKKDVTIADKIILSIVFGAIGIMGTYSSVPVNGALANTRIVGVMVGALLGGPIVGLLAGLIAGGHRFLIDIRGFTALACGISTVVEGLIGGYAYYYIINKRNKWYYAFYFGIFAEIVQMLIILIIARPFASALALVKIILFPMVIVNSLGIAIFIGIIENIYLEQEKIAASQAEKALKIANLTLPFLRKGLNFQVAQMVVDIIYNIVDVAAVAITDTHQILAHKGLGEDHHLSGSNILTQVTRSVIDSRHYKIISKKKGIDCDVKSCQLKSAIVVPLKQQDIVVGTLKLYRQEENSITSLDVELALGLAQLFSTQLELSRLDYQEKLLVESELKNLQAQINPHFLFNAINTIVSFIQIDSSKAKALLISLADLFRKSLKNRQELVDLTTELEHIASYLEIERARFGDKLKVNYQLEEGLNCQLPPLILQPIVENAVIHGIFGTMSRKSTS; from the coding sequence ATGGTTATCTTAGGTATAATGATGTCTATGATAAATAAATTAGGCATTATAATAATTTTGGCAGTAATAATTTCTAAGATTGGCATATTTAAGAAGATTATCACAAAAAAAGATGTGACAATCGCTGATAAGATTATATTATCAATTGTATTTGGGGCCATAGGAATCATGGGCACTTATTCTAGTGTTCCTGTTAATGGAGCTCTTGCTAATACACGTATAGTGGGAGTGATGGTTGGTGCTTTATTAGGGGGTCCAATAGTAGGCTTGTTAGCAGGATTAATAGCAGGAGGACATCGATTTCTCATTGACATTAGGGGTTTTACAGCTTTAGCCTGTGGAATTTCCACCGTTGTAGAAGGTTTAATTGGTGGATATGCTTATTACTACATAATAAATAAAAGAAATAAATGGTATTATGCATTTTACTTTGGAATTTTTGCTGAGATTGTTCAGATGTTGATTATACTAATTATTGCAAGACCCTTTGCAAGTGCTTTAGCACTTGTAAAAATAATACTATTTCCAATGGTAATCGTAAACTCCTTAGGAATCGCAATTTTTATAGGGATAATAGAGAATATCTATTTAGAACAGGAAAAAATTGCTGCTAGTCAGGCTGAAAAAGCCTTAAAAATTGCTAATTTGACCCTGCCATTTTTGAGGAAAGGTTTAAACTTCCAAGTAGCCCAGATGGTTGTAGATATAATATATAATATTGTCGATGTAGCAGCTGTGGCAATAACCGATACTCATCAAATACTAGCTCATAAGGGCTTAGGAGAAGATCATCACCTGAGTGGAAGCAATATTTTGACACAGGTAACTCGTTCAGTAATCGACAGTAGACACTATAAAATTATATCTAAAAAGAAGGGCATAGATTGTGATGTTAAAAGCTGTCAATTGAAGTCTGCGATCGTTGTACCATTAAAGCAACAAGATATTGTAGTTGGAACTTTAAAATTATATAGACAAGAAGAAAACAGCATAACTTCTTTGGATGTGGAACTAGCTTTGGGTCTTGCACAATTATTTTCTACTCAATTGGAGCTTAGTAGACTTGATTATCAAGAAAAACTGTTGGTAGAATCAGAGTTAAAAAACCTTCAAGCCCAAATAAATCCGCATTTTCTTTTTAATGCTATTAACACTATTGTATCCTTTATCCAAATAGACAGTTCTAAAGCAAAAGCTCTTTTAATCTCTCTAGCAGATTTGTTTAGAAAGAGTCTTAAGAATCGTCAAGAACTGGTAGATTTAACAACAGAATTAGAACATATTGCCTCTTACCTAGAAATAGAGAGAGCAAGATTCGGAGATAAACTAAAAGTAAACTATCAGCTAGAGGAAGGACTAAACTGTCAGTTGCCACCCCTTATCCTTCAGCCAATAGTTGAAAATGCAGTAATTCACGGAATTTTTGGTACTATGTCAAGAAAAAGTACAAGTTAA
- a CDS encoding integrase core domain-containing protein: MQIAGCNIHVQRYQKSTEKFINSYSRKANPWDNACIESFHALIKREWINRFKILDYNHAYRLVFNYIEAFYNTVRIHSHCGYLSPNQYEAEYNKELSKLYQEAS; encoded by the coding sequence ATTCAGATCGCGGGGTGCAATATACATGTACAAAGATATCAAAAATCTACAGAAAAATTTATAAATAGTTATTCTAGGAAAGCTAATCCATGGGATAATGCATGTATAGAATCATTCCATGCATTAATTAAAAGAGAGTGGATAAATAGATTCAAGATATTAGATTATAATCATGCATATCGATTGGTTTTTAACTATATAGAAGCATTTTATAATACAGTAAGAATACATAGCCATTGTGGATATTTATCTCCAAATCAGTATGAAGCTGAATATAACAAGGAGCTAAGCAAATTATACCAAGAAGCGAGTTGA
- a CDS encoding DDE-type integrase/transposase/recombinase, whose product MREMGIKAQYVKPYTVTTIDSNFSEELTNILNKEFNPSEPNAVWCSDITYIWTYEGFVYLTSIMDLYSRKIISWVLSTTLEAKWVIEAINKAKASRNISKPLVMHSDRGVQYTCTKISKIYRKIYK is encoded by the coding sequence ATGAGAGAAATGGGAATAAAAGCCCAATATGTAAAGCCTTATACGGTTACAACAATAGATTCGAATTTTAGTGAGGAACTTACTAATATATTGAATAAGGAATTTAACCCATCCGAACCAAACGCAGTATGGTGTTCTGATATTACATATATTTGGACCTATGAAGGGTTTGTATATTTAACTAGTATAATGGACCTGTATTCAAGAAAAATAATATCTTGGGTGCTTAGTACTACCCTAGAAGCAAAATGGGTAATAGAAGCAATTAATAAAGCCAAGGCATCACGGAATATAAGTAAACCATTAGTTATGCATTCAGATCGCGGGGTGCAATATACATGTACAAAGATATCAAAAATCTACAGAAAAATTTATAAATAG
- a CDS encoding transposase, with the protein MSKQYTKEFKEDAARYYLEHKDLGLMVCAKNLGVSRTALSAWVKESKSNNGEVPTRGSGNYQSDEAKENARLRKELRDAQDALEILKKAISILGN; encoded by the coding sequence ATGAGTAAACAGTATACAAAAGAATTTAAAGAGGATGCAGCTAGGTACTATTTAGAGCATAAAGACTTAGGATTAATGGTTTGTGCAAAGAATTTGGGGGTAAGTAGAACAGCATTATCAGCTTGGGTAAAAGAATCAAAGTCAAATAATGGTGAGGTGCCTACGAGAGGATCTGGTAATTACCAAAGTGATGAAGCTAAAGAAAATGCAAGACTACGTAAAGAGTTAAGAGATGCGCAGGATGCATTAGAAATACTAAAAAAGGCAATCAGCATTCTGGGAAACTAA
- a CDS encoding sensor histidine kinase has product MTIKSKQKLQDIILEVIDDGVGMDWEPLNRLMDEKNDNKSIGIKNVNKRLVNLYGEDYCLTVDSKINEGTCVQIRIPLYT; this is encoded by the coding sequence ATTACCATAAAATCTAAACAGAAATTGCAAGATATTATTTTGGAAGTCATTGATGATGGAGTGGGTATGGATTGGGAACCCTTAAATAGACTGATGGACGAGAAAAACGATAACAAATCTATTGGTATTAAAAATGTGAATAAAAGATTAGTTAATCTTTACGGTGAGGACTATTGCTTAACTGTAGACAGTAAAATAAACGAAGGGACCTGTGTACAAATTAGAATTCCATTATATACTTAG
- a CDS encoding LytR/AlgR family response regulator transcription factor — MPYQVVIVDDEMPARMNILNLISQHDDFVVVGEASSGTEAVKLCEKAMPDIVFLDIQLQDMTGLDVAAMLIKLPSHPKIVFVTAFNEYAIKAFEFSVVDYLLKPIDEKRFIMTINKLRREVKYSSQTTIDAVHILIKKHLQLEHSKQKISLEKDGKLFVLSPRDIIYIETSNRNTKVISSRGDFISSLSISDWDERLQEHGFFRPHRSFLINLDEIDEIILWFHNSLQIKMRGHKNNIPISRNKLKEFKEKVGLEN, encoded by the coding sequence ATGCCTTATCAAGTAGTGATTGTTGATGACGAAATGCCAGCAAGAATGAATATTTTAAACTTAATTTCACAACACGATGATTTTGTAGTTGTCGGTGAGGCTTCAAGTGGTACAGAAGCAGTTAAGTTATGCGAAAAAGCTATGCCAGATATTGTTTTTTTAGATATACAATTACAGGACATGACTGGTTTAGATGTTGCTGCTATGTTAATCAAGCTACCATCACATCCAAAAATTGTTTTTGTAACAGCCTTTAATGAGTACGCAATAAAAGCCTTTGAATTCTCTGTAGTAGATTATTTACTGAAGCCTATAGATGAAAAAAGATTTATAATGACCATAAACAAACTTAGGAGAGAGGTAAAATACTCAAGTCAGACTACTATAGATGCAGTTCACATCCTCATAAAAAAACATTTACAACTAGAGCATTCCAAACAAAAGATTTCCTTAGAAAAGGACGGAAAGCTTTTTGTATTGTCCCCTAGGGATATTATATATATTGAAACAAGTAATCGAAATACAAAAGTAATTAGCAGCAGAGGTGACTTTATTTCATCTTTGTCTATATCAGACTGGGACGAGAGATTGCAGGAGCATGGCTTTTTTCGACCCCATCGAAGTTTTTTAATCAATTTAGACGAAATAGATGAGATCATACTATGGTTTCACAATAGCCTACAAATAAAAATGCGAGGACATAAAAATAATATTCCTATAAGCCGAAATAAACTTAAGGAGTTTAAAGAAAAGGTAGGATTAGAAAACTAA
- a CDS encoding carbon starvation CstA family protein: MELFLLSVVALIVGYVFYGRFVDKSFGTKEERQTPALSMKDDVDYVPMPWYKIFLIQFLNIAGLGPIFGAVAGALWGPKAFLWIVLGSIFAGGVHDYFSGMLSIRNNGASVSEIVGIYLGNGAKQFMRVFSIVLLVLVGTVFMTGPARLLGNLNFLGIQNYQVWLGIILVYYFLATILPVDKVIGKIYPIFGAVLLIMAVGIGSMLVIRGYQIPALGLENIHPRNLPIWPLMFITIACGAISGFHATQSPLMARCVENERYGRKIFYGSMIAEGVIALIWAAAAMSFYNGTEGLAVASSAGGPGAVVYEISIALLGGFGGLLAMLGVIVCPITSGDTAFRSARLVIADFMKSNQTPISKRLLLAIPLFVVGFSLSLIDFNIIWRYFAWSNQTLATIMLWAAAAYLGYSKKNHWIATIPATFMTGVVTTYILQAPEGFKLSTSISYPVGLGAAAIALGVFMYKIKSYSGNKPLEAEA, encoded by the coding sequence ATGGAATTATTTTTATTGTCTGTTGTCGCTTTAATAGTTGGCTATGTTTTTTATGGAAGATTTGTGGATAAGTCTTTTGGAACAAAAGAAGAAAGACAAACTCCTGCATTATCCATGAAGGATGATGTTGACTATGTACCAATGCCTTGGTATAAAATTTTCTTAATCCAGTTTTTAAATATAGCTGGTTTAGGTCCGATTTTCGGGGCAGTAGCAGGTGCTTTGTGGGGACCAAAGGCTTTCCTTTGGATTGTTTTAGGAAGTATATTTGCTGGTGGAGTACATGACTATTTTTCAGGAATGCTTTCCATTAGAAATAATGGTGCTTCTGTATCAGAAATCGTTGGAATATATTTAGGAAATGGTGCAAAACAGTTCATGAGGGTTTTCTCAATTGTGTTATTAGTTCTTGTTGGGACGGTTTTTATGACAGGGCCAGCAAGACTTTTGGGGAATCTAAACTTTTTAGGAATACAAAATTACCAAGTTTGGCTAGGAATTATATTAGTTTACTATTTCCTTGCTACCATCCTTCCAGTGGATAAAGTAATTGGTAAAATATATCCTATTTTTGGGGCAGTTCTTTTGATAATGGCCGTTGGTATCGGCAGTATGCTAGTTATTAGAGGATATCAAATCCCGGCGCTTGGATTAGAAAATATTCATCCTAGAAATTTACCTATATGGCCCTTGATGTTCATAACCATTGCATGTGGTGCAATCAGTGGATTCCATGCAACACAATCACCTCTTATGGCAAGATGTGTTGAAAATGAAAGATATGGTCGAAAGATTTTTTATGGTTCTATGATTGCCGAAGGAGTAATCGCCTTAATTTGGGCAGCAGCAGCCATGAGCTTTTATAACGGTACTGAGGGCTTAGCAGTAGCAAGTTCTGCAGGAGGTCCCGGAGCAGTAGTATATGAAATATCAATTGCTTTACTAGGAGGATTTGGTGGTCTACTAGCGATGCTTGGAGTAATCGTCTGCCCAATTACTTCTGGTGATACAGCATTTAGAAGTGCCCGATTAGTAATTGCAGATTTCATGAAGTCAAATCAAACACCTATATCAAAGAGATTATTATTAGCTATTCCTTTATTCGTAGTGGGCTTTAGTTTAAGCTTAATTGATTTTAATATTATTTGGAGATATTTTGCATGGTCTAATCAAACTTTAGCAACAATCATGCTATGGGCAGCCGCAGCCTACTTAGGCTACAGTAAAAAAAATCACTGGATTGCAACAATACCAGCGACCTTTATGACTGGCGTAGTCACCACATATATTCTACAAGCCCCTGAAGGCTTCAAACTTTCGACCTCAATCTCATATCCTGTTGGGCTGGGAGCAGCAGCAATTGCTTTAGGAGTATTTATGTATAAAATAAAGAGCTACTCTGGAAATAAACCTTTAGAAGCAGAAGCATAA
- a CDS encoding cytochrome b5 domain-containing protein, which translates to MKKRYLFFILLLMVLLLVIVACKTDKASDSNNTTKDVAIEELPIMVMEEVALNDGNEGRNAYIVVDGIVYDVTSSSKWKSGTHNGFQAGRDLSEEILRDSPHGTKVLKNIKAIGRIEK; encoded by the coding sequence ATGAAAAAAAGATATTTATTTTTTATATTATTACTTATGGTTTTATTATTAGTTATAGTTGCTTGCAAAACTGATAAAGCTTCAGATAGTAATAATACTACTAAAGATGTTGCTATAGAGGAATTGCCTATTATGGTCATGGAAGAGGTAGCTCTAAATGATGGTAATGAAGGTAGAAATGCATATATTGTGGTGGATGGTATAGTTTATGATGTGACTAGTTCTTCAAAATGGAAATCTGGAACTCATAATGGTTTTCAGGCAGGAAGAGATTTATCTGAAGAAATTTTGAGAGATTCTCCTCATGGCACTAAAGTTCTTAAAAATATTAAAGCAATAGGTAGGATTGAGAAATGA
- a CDS encoding ABC transporter permease: MGLNISFLAAAVVAGTPLLFATLGAIVSEKAGHLNLGVEGMMLMGAVIGFQVGLLTQNPFLALFAAMIAGAAGALIYALLTITLRANQVVSGLTLTIFGTGFSSFMGQRLVGQIAPDKIKAFFKPVAIPGLSDIPFLGQIFFRHDMFVYLGYIVAILLGIYLYRTSFGLNLRAVGENPGAADAASINITKYKYVHVLLGGALCGLGGAYLSLVYVPAWQDYVTAGRGWIAVALVIFAAWNPYKALMGSYLFGGLDIIGFRIQGTGLQVSQYLIDMLPYLVTIIVLVFVSMKNSRESQGPKALGTPYYREER; this comes from the coding sequence ATGGGCTTAAATATATCTTTTTTAGCGGCAGCTGTTGTAGCGGGAACACCACTACTGTTTGCAACTCTAGGTGCCATAGTTTCTGAGAAAGCTGGACACTTAAACCTAGGAGTTGAAGGAATGATGTTAATGGGTGCTGTTATTGGTTTTCAAGTAGGATTATTAACTCAAAATCCATTTTTAGCTTTGTTTGCTGCTATGATAGCAGGAGCGGCAGGGGCTTTAATTTATGCGCTACTTACAATAACATTAAGGGCTAATCAGGTAGTTTCCGGCTTAACACTTACAATATTTGGCACGGGTTTTTCGTCGTTTATGGGACAGAGATTAGTAGGACAGATTGCTCCTGATAAAATAAAAGCTTTTTTTAAGCCAGTAGCAATTCCTGGTCTGTCAGATATCCCATTTTTAGGACAAATATTTTTTAGACATGATATGTTTGTTTACTTAGGATATATTGTTGCAATTTTATTAGGTATTTATCTATATAGGACTTCTTTTGGCTTAAATTTAAGGGCAGTAGGGGAAAATCCAGGGGCTGCTGATGCAGCCAGCATTAATATAACTAAATATAAGTATGTTCATGTGCTATTAGGTGGAGCACTTTGTGGTCTTGGAGGAGCATATCTATCATTGGTGTATGTTCCAGCTTGGCAGGATTATGTAACTGCAGGTAGAGGCTGGATTGCTGTTGCTTTAGTAATTTTTGCTGCATGGAATCCATATAAGGCTTTAATGGGCTCATATCTTTTCGGCGGTCTTGATATTATCGGCTTTAGAATACAGGGGACTGGCTTACAAGTTTCCCAATATTTAATTGATATGTTACCATATCTTGTTACAATAATTGTTTTAGTTTTTGTATCTATGAAAAATTCTAGAGAGAGTCAGGGACCGAAGGCACTAGGAACCCCATACTATCGCGAAGAGCGTTAA
- a CDS encoding ABC transporter permease, giving the protein MFKLVKRSEVSKRKATGIKLIAILLALLTSAFFIMILDLNPMSVYISMINGAFGSAYRTKETIIKAIPLIISALGISIAFRMQFWNIGGEGQIMIGALSASFVALNFSQLPKPILLSLMITTGIIGGGLWALIPAFLKAKWGTNETIVTLMMNYIAIKWVTYLQYGPWKDPNSMGFPKIANFTDNAILPKFLGVHIGWIFALALVIFTYIFMKHSKKGYEIAVLGESENTARYAGINIQKTIITAMILSGGFSGLVGMIQASAVNNTLSVELSAGVGFTAIIVAWLSALKAPVILIVSILFAALLQGGSFIQTAFGIPQAAALLLQGMILFFVLGSEFFVRFKFERISKSKNDKQEMQEILVGREAK; this is encoded by the coding sequence ATGTTTAAGCTTGTTAAACGAAGTGAAGTTTCTAAGAGAAAGGCAACAGGTATTAAACTAATTGCCATCCTCCTTGCTTTATTAACTTCTGCATTTTTTATAATGATTCTAGACTTAAATCCTATGTCAGTTTATATATCTATGATAAATGGTGCTTTTGGATCTGCCTATAGAACAAAAGAGACCATAATCAAAGCTATTCCTTTAATTATTTCAGCACTTGGTATTAGTATAGCCTTTAGAATGCAATTCTGGAATATCGGTGGAGAAGGCCAAATAATGATTGGTGCGCTTTCAGCTAGTTTTGTTGCACTGAATTTCTCACAATTGCCTAAGCCAATCCTATTAAGTCTTATGATAACAACTGGTATTATTGGCGGAGGCCTATGGGCTTTAATTCCTGCTTTTTTAAAAGCGAAGTGGGGTACTAATGAGACCATAGTAACTTTAATGATGAATTATATTGCTATTAAGTGGGTTACTTATTTGCAATACGGTCCTTGGAAAGATCCTAATTCGATGGGTTTTCCTAAAATAGCAAATTTCACCGACAATGCAATTTTACCAAAGTTTCTAGGTGTGCATATCGGATGGATATTTGCTTTAGCATTAGTAATCTTTACTTATATTTTCATGAAGCATTCTAAAAAGGGTTATGAAATTGCAGTTCTAGGCGAAAGTGAAAATACTGCACGTTATGCAGGTATTAATATACAAAAGACAATTATTACTGCAATGATTTTAAGTGGTGGTTTTAGTGGTTTAGTTGGAATGATTCAGGCTTCTGCTGTAAATAACACACTTTCAGTGGAACTTTCTGCTGGTGTAGGCTTTACAGCTATCATTGTTGCTTGGCTATCCGCATTAAAAGCTCCTGTAATTTTAATCGTATCTATCTTGTTTGCGGCTTTACTACAAGGTGGTTCTTTTATTCAAACAGCCTTTGGTATACCTCAGGCAGCGGCTTTATTATTACAAGGAATGATATTATTCTTCGTTTTAGGTAGTGAGTTTTTTGTAAGGTTTAAATTCGAGAGAATTAGTAAATCTAAGAACGATAAGCAAGAAATGCAAGAAATATTAGTGGGAAGAGAGGCTAAATAG
- a CDS encoding ABC transporter ATP-binding protein, whose amino-acid sequence MIKGMSYISMQGITKTFGKVIANQDVNLTVNSGEIHALLGENGAGKSTLMNMLSGIYTPDGGSIFILGEEVKFASPKDSINAGIGMIHQHFKLVDVLTAKENIILGQKTGLFLNQKKLTTKIKEVSLKFGLDVDPDKKVYDMSVGEKQTLEILKVLYRGANILILDEPTAVLTPQETAKLFKIMQRMKDEGCAVIFISHKMNEVMEVADRITVLRKGNTIRTLDKINTNPKELTDLMVGRSVDLEIKRLEIEKQDIVLNVSNLRVLNEEKVEGLKGLNFNLRSGEILGVAGIAGSGQKELCEAIAGLYPVKSGQIIFKGDNLIGKSPKEIITKGISMSFIPEDRLGMGLVASMDMVDNLILKQYQNQKGWLIDRKPAAKKALELIDKLEIKTPGINHPIRDLSGGNIQKVLLGRELDSNPDLIITAYPVRGLDINASHMIYDLLNEEKQKGVAILFVAEDLDVLIELCDRIMVLCDGEITGIIDAKEATREKLGLLMVGEKLDELEVEHV is encoded by the coding sequence ATGATTAAGGGTATGTCCTATATTTCGATGCAAGGAATCACCAAAACTTTCGGCAAGGTTATTGCTAACCAAGATGTTAATCTTACTGTTAACTCCGGAGAGATTCATGCTCTACTAGGGGAAAATGGTGCTGGAAAAAGCACATTAATGAACATGCTGTCAGGGATTTATACCCCTGACGGCGGTTCTATTTTTATTCTTGGGGAAGAAGTAAAATTTGCTTCACCAAAGGATTCGATTAATGCTGGAATTGGTATGATTCATCAGCATTTTAAACTTGTTGATGTTTTAACTGCTAAAGAAAATATTATACTAGGTCAAAAGACCGGGCTTTTTCTAAATCAAAAAAAACTGACAACTAAGATCAAGGAAGTTTCTTTGAAATTTGGTTTAGATGTTGACCCAGATAAAAAAGTATATGATATGTCTGTCGGAGAAAAGCAAACCTTAGAAATTCTAAAGGTTTTATATAGGGGAGCAAATATCTTAATTCTAGATGAACCTACTGCTGTATTGACTCCTCAAGAAACAGCTAAATTATTTAAAATAATGCAAAGAATGAAGGATGAGGGCTGCGCTGTTATATTTATATCTCACAAAATGAATGAGGTAATGGAAGTAGCTGATCGCATTACTGTGCTTCGAAAGGGTAATACTATTCGGACTTTAGATAAAATAAATACAAACCCTAAGGAATTAACGGATTTAATGGTTGGTCGTTCTGTTGATTTGGAAATTAAGAGACTTGAAATTGAGAAACAGGACATTGTTCTAAACGTAAGTAATCTAAGGGTATTAAATGAGGAAAAAGTTGAAGGCTTGAAAGGTTTAAACTTTAACTTACGTAGTGGAGAAATCTTAGGTGTGGCAGGTATTGCCGGTAGTGGACAGAAAGAACTTTGTGAAGCTATTGCAGGCCTATATCCAGTTAAATCAGGTCAAATCATATTTAAGGGTGATAATTTAATTGGTAAATCTCCAAAAGAAATTATTACTAAAGGTATTAGTATGAGTTTTATTCCTGAGGACCGATTGGGCATGGGGTTAGTTGCTTCGATGGATATGGTTGATAATTTAATTTTAAAACAATATCAAAACCAAAAAGGCTGGCTCATTGATCGTAAGCCGGCTGCGAAAAAGGCATTAGAGTTAATAGATAAATTGGAAATCAAGACTCCTGGTATTAATCATCCGATTAGAGATTTATCAGGTGGAAATATACAAAAGGTATTGCTGGGCAGAGAATTAGATTCTAATCCTGACTTAATAATTACGGCGTATCCTGTTAGAGGTCTAGATATTAATGCTAGTCATATGATTTATGATTTACTCAATGAAGAGAAACAAAAAGGTGTAGCTATTCTATTTGTTGCTGAAGACCTTGATGTACTAATTGAATTGTGTGATAGAATTATGGTTTTATGTGACGGAGAAATTACTGGTATTATTGACGCAAAAGAAGCCACAAGAGAAAAGTTAGGGTTACTAATGGTTGGTGAAAAGTTGGATGAATTGGAGGTGGAGCATGTTTAA
- a CDS encoding BMP family ABC transporter substrate-binding protein, whose translation MKKVLSLVLIMVMIAALLITGCTSQKADAPKVEDKNEQIKVGFIYVGPIGDGGWTYAHNEGRKYLEEQLNVETFYKESVPEGPEVEKVMRDMIDQGATVIFATSFGYMDYMEKVSKEFPDVKFIHCSGYKMTENMSNYFGRIYQARYLSGIVAGLKTESNKIGYVAAFNIPEVIRGINAFTLGVQSVNPDAVVSVKWTNTWYDPAKEKEAAIALLDEGADVIAQHQDTAGPQIAAEERGKWSVGYNTDMKDTAPKAYMTAPIWNWGPYYVDQVQAIMEGTWEAKSYWGGMDEGIVELAPLTENAPAEAKALVEKAQEEIIAGTQKIFVGPIKDQTGEVKVPDGVMMTDVEMLSFDWFVQGVEGNVK comes from the coding sequence ATGAAAAAAGTTTTAAGTTTAGTGCTTATTATGGTAATGATTGCAGCTTTACTAATAACTGGTTGTACTAGCCAAAAGGCAGATGCACCAAAGGTTGAAGACAAGAATGAACAAATCAAAGTAGGTTTTATTTATGTTGGACCAATTGGTGATGGTGGTTGGACTTATGCCCACAATGAGGGAAGAAAATACTTAGAAGAACAATTAAATGTAGAAACATTTTATAAAGAGTCTGTTCCAGAAGGTCCAGAAGTAGAAAAAGTTATGAGAGACATGATTGATCAAGGTGCAACTGTTATTTTTGCTACAAGCTTTGGTTATATGGATTATATGGAAAAAGTATCTAAAGAGTTTCCAGATGTTAAGTTCATACATTGCTCTGGTTATAAAATGACTGAAAATATGTCAAATTATTTTGGTAGAATATATCAAGCTAGATATTTATCAGGTATAGTTGCTGGTTTAAAAACAGAGTCAAATAAAATTGGTTACGTTGCTGCTTTTAATATTCCTGAAGTAATTAGAGGAATTAATGCTTTCACTTTAGGTGTACAATCCGTTAATCCTGACGCGGTAGTAAGTGTTAAATGGACAAACACTTGGTACGATCCTGCTAAGGAAAAAGAAGCTGCTATTGCTTTATTAGATGAAGGTGCTGACGTAATTGCACAACATCAAGATACAGCTGGACCTCAGATAGCTGCTGAGGAAAGAGGTAAATGGTCTGTAGGTTATAACACTGATATGAAAGATACGGCTCCAAAGGCTTATATGACAGCTCCTATTTGGAACTGGGGACCATACTATGTAGATCAAGTACAAGCTATAATGGAAGGTACTTGGGAAGCTAAAAGTTACTGGGGTGGTATGGATGAAGGTATAGTTGAATTAGCTCCACTTACAGAAAATGCCCCTGCTGAGGCAAAGGCTTTAGTTGAGAAGGCTCAAGAAGAAATTATCGCTGGAACACAAAAAATCTTTGTTGGTCCAATTAAAGATCAAACAGGAGAAGTTAAGGTTCCAGATGGCGTAATGATGACTGATGTAGAAATGTTAAGTTTTGATTGGTTTGTTCAAGGTGTAGAAGGTAACGTAAAATAA